One window of the Anguilla rostrata isolate EN2019 chromosome 13, ASM1855537v3, whole genome shotgun sequence genome contains the following:
- the igsf8 gene encoding immunoglobulin superfamily member 8 — MELANSAPVSRILVGMASWTTFICLQWALQCVVCREVTLPSGPLFRVAGFPLTLPCVVSGYEGPRTQDFEWFLYREDAGGRQMGVVSTRDRGFPYAPYQPRVRSGEVRVERDAGDRVRLVVQRLRPEDQGRYECYTPSTDSRYQGNYSASVVVKVIPDTLQISHSRALIGQSLVEGSELQLTCSAAVQSKQHTHLSVTFGVRGAGPGGAGGAGQNLTEVVSFGRDLAVVAGRGGDYARRCGDGEIALEKRRGQGDGDRDLYLMKMAAVAPGDSGAYVCEAAQWILDPEGVWERIALRTMDLGTLTVQPLADTMTVATTPRGEVSLLAESPLSLTCEVGGVGAWSRTALQVQWMRRAGEGAGRVMEVARLSPDGVVTWGDDTSRGGGGAVEKVGEGRYSLRLFSAYPTDAGVYLCVVSVYAGNPSPGPATPPTVTRRSEGVNVRLQTKVPTDKVTVAMTPRGEVTLSAGSPLSMMCEVGGVRAESRSALLVQWMRRGGAGEGGAGPEMEVARLSPDGVVTWGDDTSRGAGGAMEKVGEGRYSLRLFSAYPTDAGVYLCVVSVYAGNPSPGPATPPTVTRRSEGVNVRLQTKEVSVSTVAEVPPGPLLKRGSTVSVLCNVSVTTGGPFRVEVQWLMRREAPGGAEGAEPLEVEEGGATRPLAALTHDGLARFYGNGSEVSVERLAAGCYRLRVHAAQPEDQGLYGCLAQVWAQDPGGAWRSTGARAESDRVRVYLYSRATDLLLIPLVVGVSSALFVGVFIVATVTCCFMNRLARQRSQK, encoded by the exons ATGGAATTAGCTAATTCTGCGCCTGTCTCTCGTATCCTTGTTGGAATGGCATCGTGGACGACATTCATCTGCTTGCAGTGGG cgctgcagtgtgtggtgtgtcgcGAGGTGACTCTTCCCTCCGGACCCCTGTTCCGCGTGGCAGGGTTCCCCCTGACGCTGCCCTGCGTGGTGTCCGGGTACGAGGGCCCGCGAACGCAGGACTTTGAGTGGTTCCTGTACCGCGAGGACGCGGGGGGGCGCCAGATGGGCGTGGTCTCCACGCGGGACCGGGGGTTCCCCTACGCCCCCTACCAGCCGCGCGTGCGCTCAGGGGAGGTGCGGGTGGAGCGGGACGCGGGCGACCGGGTGAGGCTGGTGGTGCAGAGGCTCCGCCCCGAGGACCAGGGCCGCTACGAGTGCTACACGCCCAGCACGGACTCCCGTTACCAAGGCAACTACAGCGCCTCCGTCGTGGTCAAAG TCATCCCCGACACCCTGCAGATCAGTCACTCgcgcgctctgattggccagtccCTGGTCGAGGGCTCCGAGCTGCAGCTCACCTGCTCGGCCGCCGTCCAGTCCAAGCAGCACACCCACCTGTCCGTCACGTTCGGcgtgcggggggcggggccgggcggggccggcggggcggggcagaacCTGACGGAGGTGGTGTCGTTCGGGCGGGACCTGGCGGTGGtcgccgggcggggcggggactACGCGCGACGGTGCGGCGACGGCGAGATCGCTCTGGAGaagaggcggggccagggcgACGGGGACCGCGACCTGTACCTGATGAAGATGGCGGCCGTCGCCCCCGGCGACTCGGGGGCGTACGTCTGCGAGGCGGCGCAGTGGATCCTGGACCCGGAAGGAGTTTGGGAGCGGATCGCCCTGCGGACCATGGACCTGGGAACCCTGACCGTGCAGCCTTTGG CTGACACGATGACGGTTGCCACGACGCCACGGGGGGAGGTCTCTCTCTTGGCAGAGTCTCCCCTCAGCCTGACGTGTGAGGTGGGCGGAGTCGGGGCGTGGTCCCGCACCGCCCTGCAGGTGCAGTGGATGAGGCgggccggggagggggcggggcgagtGATGGAGGTGGCCCGTCTGAGCCCGGACGGGGTGGTGACCTGGGGCGACGACAccagcaggggagggggcggcgccgtggagaaggtgggggaggggcggtacTCCCTCCGGCTGTTCTCCGCCTACCCGACCGACGCGGGGGTGTACCTGTGCGTGGTCAGCGTCTACGCCGGGAACCCCAGCCCGGGGCCCGCCACCCCGCCAACTGTCACTCGGAGATCGGAGGGGGTGAACGTCCGCCTCCAGACCAAAG TTCCAACTGACAAGGTGACAGTTGCCATGACGCCACGGGGGGAGGTCACTCTCTCAGCAGGGTCTCCCCTCAGCATGATGTGtgaggtgggcggagtcagggcaGAGTCTCGCTCTGCCCTGCTGGTGCAGTGGatgaggcggggcggggccggggagggtggggcagggccAGAGATGGAGGTGGCCCGTCTGAGCCCGGATGGGGTGGTGACCTGGGGGGACGACACCAGCAGGGGAGCGGGCGGCGCCATGGagaaggtgggggaggggcggtacTCCCTCCGGCTGTTCTCCGCCTACCCGACCGACGCGGGGGTGTACCTGTGCGTGGTCAGTGTCTACGCCGGGAACCCCAGCCCGGGGCCCGCCACCCCGCCAACTGTCACTCGGAGATCGGAGGGGGTGAACGTCCGCCTCCAGACCAAAG aagTCAGCGTTTCCACGGTAGCGGAGGTCCCCCCCGGCCCCTTGCTCAAGCGTGGGAGCACAGTGTCCGTGCTCTGCAACGTCTCCGTGACGACCGGCGGCCCGTTCCGGGTGGAGGTCCAATGGCTGATGAGGAGGGAGGCGCccggaggggcggagggggcggagccgctggaggtggaggagggcggAGCCACGAGGCCCCTGGCCGCGCTGACGCACGACGGCCTGGCCCGTTTCTACGGTAACGGGAGCGAGGTGAGCGTGGAGCGGCTGGCGGCGGGGTGCTACAGGCTGAGGGTCCACGCGGCGCAGCCCGAGGACCAGGGCCTCTACGGCTGCCTGGCCCAGGTGTGGGCGCAGGACCCCGGCGGAGCCTGGCGCAGCACGGGCGCCAGGGCGGAGTCCGACCGCGTGCGCGTCTACCTGTACTCCCGCG CAACGGATCTCCTCCTCATCCCACTGGTAGTGGGCGTGTCCTCTGCCCTTTTTGTGGGCGTGTTCATCGTCGCCACGGTGACCTGCTGCTTCATGAACCGATTGGCCAGGCAGCGTTCTCAGAAGTAG